GGGTTATTCACGTTTAATCTGCCCAATAAAAAAGACGCATATTGCGTCTTTTTTAATGCCTTTTATGCAAAGGTGTTCGAGCGTGTTGACCTTTATGGTTTAAATTCTGTTCATATCCAAACCGTTTTGATCGCGGCGTCGCTTTGCAGGCCTAGTTGGCTAAACCAAAAAGTGACAACAAAGAGCATAACCCGCTAATCTTCTTCGATGTTTTCTACACCTTTAGTGCCTTTGTGAGCTTTTAATTTGTGATGAATTGCCGTTTTAATTAGCATATAGCCACTGATTGGTGCCGTGATCAGTAAAAAGATCGATATCAAAATTTCTTTCGCGCTTGGCTCATTAACGATTGCACTAAAATAAACAATAGAAGCAATCAGCACACCCGCCATGCCTAACGTAGTTGCCTTAGTTGGACCATGTAAACGCATAAAGAAGTCCGGCATACGGTTCATACCAATTGAACCGATTAGAATAAACACGCCGCCTAACAACAACAGTAGTGAAACAATAATCTCTGCCATAATAATTACTCTATAATATCGCCGCGTAAAAGAAACTTACAAATTGCCACCGTACTGACAAACCCGAGCATGGCAATCAACAATGCTGCTTCAAAATAAAGCTCTGACGCCACTTTAATTCCGTACAATACAATAAGCGCAATACTGTTTATATACATGGTATCAAGCGCTAAGATGCGATCTGGCACAGATGGTCCGAGAATTAGGCGCCATAAATTAAGTAACAGTGATACGCCAATCATTGCCGATACAATTAGTATAACGGTGCTTAACATTGAAAAATCTCCTTAA
This region of Pseudoalteromonas spongiae UST010723-006 genomic DNA includes:
- a CDS encoding Na+/H+ antiporter subunit G, which produces MAEIIVSLLLLLGGVFILIGSIGMNRMPDFFMRLHGPTKATTLGMAGVLIASIVYFSAIVNEPSAKEILISIFLLITAPISGYMLIKTAIHHKLKAHKGTKGVENIEED
- a CDS encoding K+/H+ antiporter subunit F, whose product is MLSTVILIVSAMIGVSLLLNLWRLILGPSVPDRILALDTMYINSIALIVLYGIKVASELYFEAALLIAMLGFVSTVAICKFLLRGDIIE